From the Primulina tabacum isolate GXHZ01 chromosome 15, ASM2559414v2, whole genome shotgun sequence genome, one window contains:
- the LOC142526061 gene encoding MLO-like protein 13 — MHTYLFPCAGTLSQPPKLRFSQVHDEDIGTRFQENNRNKSFNSWYVWLFVVIFLLLNIAGYHLYFWISFSPLALLLIVGAKLEHIITELATDAAQRADESEGTRVRPSDELFWFPRPALVLYLIHFILFQNSFEIAFLFWIWVITVFSSLSTYGFRSCIMEELGFIITRIVVGSRIKTPYI; from the exons ATGCATACATATCTGTTTCCTTGTGCAG GGACATTGTCTCAGCCACCCAAATTACGATTTTCACAAGTACATGATGAGGACATTGGAAcaagatttcaagaaaataataGGAACAAG tctttcaaCAGCTGGTACGTATGGCTCTTTGTTGTGATCTTTTTGCTTTTAAACATTGCAG GGTATCACCTATATTTTTGGATATCATTTTCACCTTTAGCT CTGCTGCTTATAGTTGGGGCTAAATTGGAGCATATTATCACAGAGTTGGCAACTGATGCTGCACAAAGAGCTGATGAGTCTGAAGGGACAAGAGTGAGACCTTCTGATGAACTGTTCTGGTTCCCTCGACCGGCCCTCGTTCTTTATTTGATTCATTTCATTTTGTTCCAAAATTCATTTGAGATCGCATTCTTGTTTTGGATTTGGGTGA TTACTGTTTTTTCTTCCCTGAGCACATATGGATTCAGGTCATGCATCATGGAAGAGCTAGGATTCATCATAACTAGAATTGTCGTTGGGTCTAGAATCAAAACaccatatatataa
- the LOC142526060 gene encoding uncharacterized protein LOC142526060 yields MNIPHSTQELEKKHSNRCSSQVRDNDGYTRLVITNEIRIPEAKTFESQTHSRKKSLIWLIKAVVWCSILIIIFLVFLKWGMPFLIQKVLFPILRWESTAFGRPVFALVLVASLALFPVFLIPSGPSMWLAGMIFGYGFGFVIIMVGTSIGMMLPYLIGLLFRDRIHVRNSQIPHLFLGISPFPYTIFNYVVVSWDVEDMERIGGRFSFIQTYWSSRHKLEKGFCAWIEDSKISGRRSLHFRRA; encoded by the exons ATGAATATTCCACATTCAACCCAAGAGTTGGAGAAAAAACATTCCAACAGGTGCAGCAGCCAAGTAAGGGACAACGATGGATATACAAGATTGGTTATAACCAACGAAATAAGGATACCTGAAGCAAAAACTTTTGAATCTCAAACACATTCGAGAAAAAAATCTCTTATATGGTTGATCAAGGCAGTAGTATGGTGTTCAATCTTGATAATTATTTTCCTTGTATTCTTAAAATGGGGAATGCCCTTTCTTATACAGAAG gTTCTTTTTCCAATCTTGCGATGGGAATCCACTGCATTTGGTCGTCCAGTTTTTGCACTTGTACTCGTAGCTTCTTTGGCGTTATTCCCTGTGTTTCTAATTCCCTCTGGTCCATCCATGTGGCTAGCTGGGATGATTTTCGGATATGGCTTCGGATTTGTTATAATCATGGTTGGAACAAGCATAGGAATGATGCTACCTTATTTAATCGGATTACTATTTCGAGACAGGATTCATGTAAGAAATAGTCAAATTCCACATTTGTTTCTCGGTATTTCGCCATTTCCATACACGATATTTAATTACGTGGTTGTG TCTTGGGATGTGGAGGATATGGAAAGGATTGGTGGACGTTTTTCATTCATTCAGACATATTGGAGCAGCCGCCACAAGCTTGAGAAGGGTTTTTGCGCTTGGAtcgaagattcgaagatttccgggcGTCGTTCCTTGCATTTTCGTCGAGCCTAG